The following coding sequences are from one Synergistaceae bacterium window:
- the kdsB gene encoding 3-deoxy-manno-octulosonate cytidylyltransferase codes for MIETLAVIPARYGSTRLPGKPLVKLSGKELILRTWEGTRKSALVDRLIVATDHESIATLVEKAGGEVMMTPSGLSTGNDRVAYVAERVPSRFVVNVQGDNPLVTPKLLDPLIVALRTDPEVRLAVPAKRIEHAEEAEKTSVVKMVFDENGRALYFSRSLIPFSKDPATARFKHIGIYAWRRDALFEFASWPQSAIEKAESLEMLRLLEKGGVIHCVETNIDAIEIDTPEDIALFEAFHDKKIKEKS; via the coding sequence ATGATAGAAACGTTAGCCGTCATCCCAGCGAGGTACGGAAGTACTCGCCTGCCGGGGAAGCCTCTTGTGAAACTTTCTGGAAAAGAACTGATATTGAGGACGTGGGAAGGAACGCGAAAAAGCGCTTTGGTTGATCGCTTGATCGTGGCTACAGATCATGAAAGCATTGCCACTCTCGTCGAGAAAGCAGGCGGCGAGGTCATGATGACTCCCTCGGGCCTTTCCACCGGCAACGACCGCGTCGCCTACGTGGCGGAACGGGTTCCATCGCGATTCGTCGTGAACGTCCAAGGGGACAATCCTTTAGTGACGCCTAAACTGCTCGACCCCTTGATCGTGGCGTTGCGAACGGATCCCGAGGTCAGATTGGCAGTTCCGGCCAAGCGCATCGAACACGCGGAAGAAGCGGAAAAAACTTCCGTTGTAAAAATGGTTTTCGATGAAAACGGGCGAGCTTTATACTTCAGCCGCTCGCTCATTCCTTTTTCTAAAGATCCGGCAACAGCGCGTTTCAAACACATAGGCATTTACGCTTGGCGGCGAGACGCGCTGTTCGAGTTCGCGTCCTGGCCCCAGAGCGCCATCGAAAAAGCGGAAAGCTTGGAAATGCTTCGACTGCTGGAGAAAGGCGGCGTTATCCACTGCGTCGAGACAAACATAGATGCGATAGAAATCGACACCCCGGAGGACATTGCGCTTTTCGAGGCGTTTCATGACAAAAAAATTAAAGAAAAAAGTTAA